The genomic segment GTTTCGAGTAGTTGCGGCAGCGCCGATTTATTGAAAGAACTTGGCGTAGATATTTCGATTGAACCTTTCAAAGTCGAAAAATGTATTAACGAAATCGGTATTGGTTTTATGTTCGCTCCAATTTTTCACCCTGCGATGAAGTTGGTCAGTAAACTACGATCCGAATTAGGAGTTAAAACTTTTTTTAACATTATGGGTCCGCTAACTAATCCCGCAGAAGTTAATTACCAAATGATAGGTGCATACAATCTCGACGTTGCCAAAAAAATAATAGAAATATTGAAGCGGTTATGCACGAAGAAATCTGCCGCCTTACATTCTTCTGATGGATTAGATGAAATATCCTTGAGCGGAAAGACATGCATTTTTGAAATTGCTGAAAACGAAGACTTAAAATCGTTTGAAATTCACCCGAAAGATTTTGGACTTGAACTTTGCGATATATCCGATTTAACAGGTGGAACGCCGGAACAGAATGCAAGTATCTGTCTTGAAGTTTTGAACAATAAAAAAAATCCGAAACGCGATATAGTTTTACTAAATGCCGCTTATGCGATTTACATAAGTGGAAAAGCCGAAACGCCGCGCGATGGATTTCAAAAAGCTGTTGATTCACTCGAAAACGGGCGTGCTTGGCAAAAATTAAATCAAT from the Bacteroidota bacterium genome contains:
- the trpD gene encoding anthranilate phosphoribosyltransferase translates to MKEILKKILEGNDLDFNDASDVMNSIMAGSVTDSQIGAFLAAEKIKGETVEELTAFAKVMREKSVKINLADKNAIDMCGTGGDGRGTFNISTVASFVAAGAGVTVAKHGNKSVSSSCGSADLLKELGVDISIEPFKVEKCINEIGIGFMFAPIFHPAMKLVSKLRSELGVKTFFNIMGPLTNPAEVNYQMIGAYNLDVAKKIIEILKRLCTKKSAALHSSDGLDEISLSGKTCIFEIAENEDLKSFEIHPKDFGLELCDISDLTGGTPEQNASICLEVLNNKKNPKRDIVLLNAAYAIYISGKAETPRDGFQKAVDSLENGRAWQKLNQLIEFTKSI